A genome region from Alteripontixanthobacter maritimus includes the following:
- a CDS encoding SAM-dependent methyltransferase, with protein sequence MSKSLVSRYLASIVQRGTLDVSFADGTKRVFGSPAEGFPDVAVIFTDAKVPRDIMLDPRLGAAEAFMDGRLTLKRGGIMELVELLRSNAPWDRGGSIGNPRLVRRVTNRLAFAREGINGRLGAQRNVAHHYDIGNDLYRLMLDCEHMQYSCAYWADGVSTLGEAQEAKLAHIAAKLALKDGQTVLDIGCGWGGMAIYLARRFGVTVTGITLSKEQLALAMERAEEAGVAERVQFELADYRDLPASGRRFDRIVSVGMFEHVGRPQFDTFFKTCANLLADTGVMLLHTIGRIGSPGTTDAFTRKYIFPGGYIPALSETVAASEKYRLIATDTEMLRLHYAKTLRAWYANCMVHREAIEAMYDERFFRMWTFYLAGAAASFEYGGMCNCQIQYTRDRRALPFTRDYMTQAETELGTPA encoded by the coding sequence ATGAGCAAGTCGCTGGTCAGCCGCTACCTCGCCTCCATCGTACAGCGGGGTACGTTGGATGTCAGTTTTGCCGATGGTACGAAGCGCGTATTCGGCAGCCCTGCCGAGGGGTTCCCCGATGTGGCGGTGATCTTCACCGATGCCAAAGTTCCGCGCGATATCATGCTCGATCCGCGGCTCGGCGCGGCGGAAGCCTTTATGGATGGACGTCTTACGCTCAAACGCGGCGGGATCATGGAACTGGTCGAATTGCTGCGTTCCAATGCGCCATGGGACAGGGGCGGTAGCATCGGCAATCCGCGGCTGGTGCGCCGCGTTACCAATCGGCTGGCTTTCGCGCGTGAGGGTATCAACGGCCGCCTCGGTGCACAGCGCAATGTCGCGCATCATTACGATATCGGCAACGATCTCTACCGCCTGATGCTCGACTGCGAGCATATGCAATATAGTTGCGCTTACTGGGCGGACGGCGTCAGCACGCTGGGAGAAGCGCAGGAGGCGAAGCTGGCACATATCGCCGCGAAGCTTGCTTTGAAGGACGGCCAGACGGTGCTGGACATCGGGTGCGGCTGGGGCGGAATGGCAATATACCTGGCCCGCCGGTTCGGCGTCACAGTCACCGGCATTACATTGTCGAAGGAACAACTGGCGCTGGCGATGGAGCGGGCCGAGGAAGCCGGTGTTGCAGAACGGGTCCAGTTCGAACTCGCCGATTACCGCGACCTTCCAGCCAGCGGCAGACGGTTCGACAGGATCGTATCGGTCGGTATGTTCGAACATGTCGGCCGGCCGCAATTCGATACGTTTTTCAAGACCTGCGCGAACTTGCTGGCGGATACCGGTGTGATGCTGCTGCACACGATTGGTCGGATTGGTTCGCCAGGAACCACCGATGCCTTCACGCGAAAATATATCTTTCCCGGCGGTTATATTCCGGCATTGTCCGAAACGGTCGCGGCGAGCGAGAAATACCGCCTGATTGCGACCGATACCGAGATGTTGCGACTGCACTACGCCAAGACGCTACGCGCTTGGTACGCCAACTGCATGGTCCATCGTGAGGCGATCGAGGCGATGTACGACGAGCGGTTTTTCAGGATGTGGACATTCTACCTGGCGGGCGCTGCGGCAAGTTTCGAATATGGCGGAATGTGCAATTGTCAGATCCAGTACACCCGGGATCGCCGCGCCCTGCCATTCACGCGCGACTATATGACGCAAGCGGAAACCGAGTTGGGAACGCCCGCCTGA